The nucleotide sequence TGCTCAATTCGGTGTAGTACTTTTTCCATCCAGCCTGTTCCTTCTCGACAAGGACTACACTGTCCACAGGATTCATGGTGATAGAATCGGGTGAAGTTCCATGTATTACGCACAATACACTGATCTTCATCAAATACAATGAATCCGCCAGAACCCAGCATAGTACCAGTTGCAAAACCCCCATCTGAGAGCGATTCATAGCTCATCAGACGAGATTCTCCATTCGCAGTTTTGGTAATAAGGTGTGCTGGCAGAATAGGTACAGAAGAACCTCCTGCTACCAATGCTTTCAGTTTCTTGCCATTGGCAATGCCACCACAATACTGGTCAGAATACAAGAACTCTTCAACAGATAATCCTAACTCAATCTCATACACACCAGGATTGTTGATATTGCCACAAGCTGAAATCAGTTTTGTTCCTGTGCTTTTGCCAATGCCAATTTTAGCATATTCATCCCCTCCATTATTGATAATCCAGCTTGTTGCAGCGATAGATTCAACGTTGTTTACTACTGTTGGACAGGCATATAAACCAGAAACAGCTGGGAACGGAGGTTTGTTACGAGGGTTTCCACGCTTGCCTTCCAGACTTTCCAGTAAGGCAGTTTCTTCTCCACAGATATAAGCCCCTCCTCCTGGATGTACATACAGATCGAGGTTATATCCGGAGCCCAGAATGTTTTTTCCCAGTAATCCTTTAGCATAGGCTTCTGCGATAGCTTTTTCCAGA is from Xanthocytophaga agilis and encodes:
- the nuoF gene encoding NADH-quinone oxidoreductase subunit NuoF, with protein sequence MGIKILTEHIGKEDLKPIDAYMKYGGYTAVKKALTSMSPDAIVEEVKKSGLRGRGGAGFPTGMKWSFLAKPEGKPRYLVCNADESEPGTFKDRYLMMHSPHTLIEGMIVSSFALGANTSYIYVRGEMMFVIRILEKAIAEAYAKGLLGKNILGSGYNLDLYVHPGGGAYICGEETALLESLEGKRGNPRNKPPFPAVSGLYACPTVVNNVESIAATSWIINNGGDEYAKIGIGKSTGTKLISACGNINNPGVYEIELGLSVEEFLYSDQYCGGIANGKKLKALVAGGSSVPILPAHLITKTANGESRLMSYESLSDGGFATGTMLGSGGFIVFDEDQCIVRNTWNFTRFYHHESCGQCSPCREGTGWMEKVLHRIEHGHGHMHDIDLLVDVAKKIEGNTICPLGDAAAWPVGSAIRHFRDEFEWHIKNPSEATRKGAVYRKEAVFA